The DNA window ATCAGCGCCGCAGTCCCAAAGGAGGTAACCGCGTACTCCTTCAGCATCCTGAAGGTCCGGTTGATCGATACAAAGCCCAGATTCTGCTTCGGGGTGACCGCCGGTGGGACCATCTTAGAGCTCCTGGTTCGGTTGGCTGAATGGTGCCGGGAAGAAGTCTAAGCTCCTACAAGCCGCCCCAGCTTTTTCTTCGCGATATACGCTAGCTGCACGATGGCGCCCAGAACCGTACTGCTCCTCGAGGACAACCCTTCCGTGCGCGAGCTGATCAAGGTCCTCCTAGAAACGGAGGGCTACGCAATCATCGAAGCCAGTGACGGCCAGGACGGTCTGACCAAAGCCGAGGAGCTGAAACCGGATCTGATGATCCTCGACCTCATGATGCCGGGGATCGACGGGGAGAAGGTGCTGAGAACAATGAGGCGGCACTCGAAGCTGTCGAAGGTGCCGGTTCTGGTGGTGAGCGGCAAGTACGAGTCGCTGGACGCGCTGCGCAACCTCATCGGCCACGAGAACATCTTCCCCAAGCCGTTCGA is part of the Actinomycetota bacterium genome and encodes:
- a CDS encoding response regulator; the encoded protein is MAPRTVLLLEDNPSVRELIKVLLETEGYAIIEASDGQDGLTKAEELKPDLMILDLMMPGIDGEKVLRTMRRHSKLSKVPVLVVSGKYESLDALRNLIGHENIFPKPFEPSRMLDRIGELIGYPDDA